One segment of Solanum lycopersicum chromosome 1, SLM_r2.1 DNA contains the following:
- the LOC101261650 gene encoding glucan endo-1,3-beta-glucosidase B precursor: protein MATSQIAIIVLLGLLVATNIHITEAQIGVCYGMMGNNLPSHSEVIQLYKSRNIRRLRLYDPNHGALNALRGSNIEVILGLPNVDVKHISSGMEHARWWVQKNVRDFWPHVKIKYIAVGNEISPVTGTSNLAPFQVPALVNIYKAIGEAGLGNDIKVSTSVDMTLIGNSYPPSQGSFRNDVRWFTDPIVGFLRDTRAPLLVNIYPYFSYSGNPGQISLPYALFTAPNVVVQDGSRQYRNLFDAMLDSVYAAMDRTGGGSVGIVVSESGWPSAGAFGATHENAQTYLRNLIQHAKEGSPRKPGPIETYIFAMFDENNKNPELEKHFGMFSPNKQPKYNLNFGVSERVWDITNSTASSLTSEI from the exons ATGGCTACCTCACAAATAGCTATTATTGTGCTTCTAGGATTACTTGTCGCCACCAACATTCACATAACAG AGGCTCAAATAGGTGTTTGTTATGGAATGATGGGGAACAACTTGCCATCACATTCTGAAGTTATACAGCTCTACAAGTCGAGAAACATTAGAAGACTGAGGCTTTATGATCCAAATCATGGAGCTTTGAATGCGCTAAGAGGATCAAACATTGAAGTGATATTAGGACTTCCAAATGTAGATGTGAAACACATTTCTTCTGGGATGGAACACGCGAGATGGTGGGTACAGAAGAACGTTAGAGATTTCTGGCCTCATGTTAAAATTAAGTATATAGCTGTTGGTAATGAAATCAGCCCTGTTACTGGCACTTCCAATCTTGCCCCATTTCAAGTTCCTGCTTTGGTTAACATTTACAAAGCAATCGGTGAAGCTGGTTTGGGAAATGACATTAAGGTCTCAACGTCTGTAGACATGACGTTGATTGGCAATTCTTATCCACCATCACAGGGTTCATTTAGGAACGATGTTAGATGGTTTACTGATCCAATTGTTGGGTTTTTGAGGGATACACGTGCACCTTTGCTCGTTAACATTTATCCTTATTTTAGCTATTCTGGTAATCCAGGACAGATTTCACTTCCGTATGCTCTTTTTACAGCACCTAATGTAGTGGTACAAGATGGATCGCGTCAATATAGGAACTTATTTGATGCTATGTTGGATTCTGTTTATGCTGCGATGGATCGAACAGGAGGAGGATCTGTAGGAATAGTTGTGTCAGAGAGTGGATGGCCATCTGCTGGTGCATTTGGTGCAACACATGAAAATGCACAAACATACTTGAGGAACTTAATTCAACATGCTAAAGAAGGTAGTCCGAGAAAGCCTGGACCTATAGAGACTTATATATTCGCCATGTTTGATGAGAATAACAAGAATCCAGAGCTTGAGAAGCATTTTGGAATGTTTTCACCAAACAAGCAGCCAAAATACAACCTAAACTTTGGGGTGTCTGAAAGAGTTTGGGACATTACTAATAGCACTGCTTCTTCACTCACTAGTGAGATTTAA
- the LOC101244610 gene encoding uncharacterized protein: MTNLWYNFFAIPQKFLNKIDINLLEMYIKIRPINQDNLFRMNDQHGYHMNLLAQNYGFATFSQPHFTYTATHGIHQSFDEGSGSQRHIESSHNQYEIREDEATFDLCNDARAQRSDENSEEDEPSQDDGESKVIESESDEDIGDLPQNESAVNFQNQFDEMQNNDIPYFTTLETEEDIFISTRESKMKYCSVWVEDAKKDLEKNMYFSSKAKLKRAVTIWSLSKNKEFKIVISTKSVWTVRCRFYDSLGCPWFLRGRKVGGSLWKIGKYFNNHRCETEGLTTGHTNLDTNLIASLFLNQISKNLKLLIVDVMSKVHEKFGHQVTYRKAWLGRQRAFTLVYGDFQKSFSELPKFFAAFQYFNPGTVVEWKHEESMSSPEVKTFKFVFWAFKPCIDGFQTCRPVISVDGTHMYGKYEIKLLIAVGVDRNDNILPLAFGIVDKESKEAWKWFFRKLSAHVIKDREDICIISDRAKEILTSLSELWRLQKPRAFHRFCLRHLKSNFQSQFPNRDLSNLMWRAATTHQVRKFEALMWEIQEENREAYEYLMRIPLDKWTVSHDNGKRWGVLTTNLSESFNGPLKKARGLPVTAMVRLSLEQTVERYTRRCQKTHQLVEQKELWTSSFKKKWEKNYENSKKHFVYDWNISTGVYEVTKRMGALARNFVSEHFTIENYVTTYSGSFSPIGHEAYWSSPSFIMRSSEFYRRPNRSRTTRIHNEMDRDPATYGRACGLCKQTGHDRRRCPTRNQI, translated from the exons ATGACCAATCTTTGGTACAATTTTTTTGCCATTCCTCAGAAATTTTTGAACAAGATTGATATAAATCTTTTGGAGATGTATATAAAGATTAGACCAATAAATCAAGATAATCTGTTTCGAATGAATGATCAACATGGTTATCATATGAATTTATTGGCTCAAAATTATGGATTTGCCACATTCAGTCAACCTCATTTTACATACACTGCAACACATGGTATTCATCAATCATTTGATGAAGGCTCGGGTAGTCAAAGACATATTGAGAGTAGCCACAATCAATATGAAATCAG agAAGATGAAGCTACCTTTGATTTGTGTAATGATGCACGTGCTCAAAGAAGTGATGAAAATTCGGAGGAGGATGAACCTTCACAAGATGATGGAGAGAGTAAAGTCATTGAAAGTGAATCCGATGAAGATATTGGAGATTTACCTCAAAATGAAAGTGCGgtgaattttcaaaatcaatttgatgaaatGCAAAATAATGATATACCTTACTTTACAACATTGGAGACTGAGGAAGATATTTTTATCTCTACTCGTGAATCCAAAATGAAATATTGTTCTGTTTGGGTCGAGGATGCAAAAaaagatttagaaaaaaatatgtattttagtAGTAAAGCTAAGTTAAAACGGGCTGTGACAATTTGGAGTTTGagcaaaaataaagaatttaagaTTGTAATATCAACTAAGAGCGTATGGACTGTGAGATGCAGAttttatgattctttgggttgtCCATGGTTTCTTCGAGGTCGTAAGGTTGGAGGTAGCCTTTGGAAgataggaaaatattttaataatcataGATGTGAGACTGAAGGGCTTACAACAGGTCACACTAACTTAGATACCAATTTAATTGCATCactatttttaaatcaaataagtaaaaatctaaaattgttGATAGTGGATGTCATGTCTaaggttcatgaaaaatttggtcatcAAGTAACATATAGAAAAGCGTGGCTTGGGCGTCAACGCGCATTTACATTGGTATATGGTGATTTTCAGAAATCATTTAGTGAGCTTCCTAAGTTTTTTGCagcttttcaatattttaatccTGGAACAGTTGTGGAATGGAAACACGAAGAGTCAATGAGTTCACCAGaggtaaaaacttttaaatttgtattttgggctttcaAGCCATGCATTGATGGGTTCCAAACTTGTCGTCCTGTTATTTCAGTAGATGGAACTCATATGTATGGTAAATATGAGATAAAATTGTTAATTGCTGTTGGAGTTGACAGAAATGATAACATTCTTCCTCTTGCGTTTGGTATTGTTGACAAAGAGTCGAAAGAGGCATGGAAATGGTTTTTTAGGAAATTGAGTGCACATGTGATAAAAGATAGAGAAGATATTTGTATTATCTCTGATAGGGCAAAAGAAATCTTGACTAGTTTATCGGAGTTGTGGCGATTGCAGAAACCTCGGGCCTTTCATCGATTTTGTCTGAGACATcttaaaagtaattttcaatCTCAATTTCCAAATAGGGACCTCAGTAATCTTATGTGGAGGGCTGCTACAACTCATCAAGTAAGGAAGTTTGAAGCTTTGATGTGGgaaattcaagaagaaaatagagaagCATATGAATACCTCATGCGAATTCCATTGGACAAATGGACTGTTAGTCATGATAATGGAAAAAGATGGGGAGTACTGACAACAAATCTTTCAGAGTCTTTCAACGGGCCTCTAAAGAAAGCTCGAGGCTTGCCCGTCACTGCTATGGTTAGACTTTCATTGGAGCAAACCGTTGAACGATATACTCGTAGATGTCAAAAAACTCACCAACTTGTTGAGCAAAAGGAATTATGGACAAGCAGTTTCAAAAAGAAGTGGGagaaaaactatgaaaattcaaaaaaacacTTTGTTTATGATTGGAATATATCCACAGGGGTATATGAG GTTACTAAAAGAATGGGAGCATTAGCTAGAAATTTTGTCAGCGAGCATTTCACAATAGAGAATTATGTTACAACATATTCTGGGTCATTCTCACCGATTGGACACGAGGCATATTGGTCATCGCCAAGCTTTATAATGAGAAGTAGTGAATTCTATCGACGTCCCAATCGATCAAGGACcactagaattcataatgaGATGGATCGTGATCCTGCAACATATGGGCGGGCTTGTGGATTGTGTAAACAGACTGGGCATGACAGGCGTCGATGTCCAACTCGAAATCAAATTTAA